In the Hordeum vulgare subsp. vulgare chromosome 7H, MorexV3_pseudomolecules_assembly, whole genome shotgun sequence genome, one interval contains:
- the LOC123407110 gene encoding G-type lectin S-receptor-like serine/threonine-protein kinase At2g19130, with translation MPGRILVVDSVATTYLRGTSMSRTGLHRAGTRRSYLPGHGMAWSDDDRIPACHLYWDDRDICDRYPHLDNDMSFTVRLTDDFLIITKFWCMRRMTRFQFYLQVRFVNIFVRSTSALLLNSGNLVVVETPSNATLWQSFDYPTDIVLPGAKFGRHKATGLNLEAISKKSLIDPGLGSYSLRPGLNGMVLTRRRKPSVVYWRFFNWPSPKSALNVIQLINMTLGIDPWTRGLINPIYDNNNEEEYYAFTLLNESASTYFSIDISGQVMINVWSEAGQSWQSIYANPLDPCTPYATCGPFTLCSGNSHPYCDCMEGFSQKSPQGWDLDDRTGGCIRNTPLHLQCTSKNTMINSTDKFHPIARVTLPYEPQSMGNATTQSDCAQACLGSCSCTAYNYSISSGCSIWHGELLSVNLNDGIGINAQDVLYLRLAAKDLPSLRNNKRKLNIGVVVAASIIGFGLLILIMLLMIWRKRLKWCGASLHGTQGSGGIIAFRYTDLAHATKKFSEQLGAGGFGSVFKGVLSDLTTIAVKRLDGARQGEKEFRAEVSSLGVIQHINLVKLIGFCCEGDKRLLVYEHMLNGSLDAHIFESSALALNWNTRYQIAIGVARGLSYLHHSCRKCIIHCDIKPHNILLDASFVPKIADFGMAAVVGRDFSRVLTAFRGTVGYLAPEWLTGVPVTPKVDVCSFGMVLLEIISGRRNSAEVHSGTGSSGHVEYFPVRAIRKLHEGDVQTLMDPQLHGDFNLEEAERVCKVACWCIQDNEDNRLTMIEVVQILEGLQEVGLPPMPRLLAAMTESSDGASA, from the exons ATGCCtggccgcatcctcgtcgtcgactcggtggcgaccacctacTTGAGAGGCACCAGCATGTCCAGGACTGGGCTCCATCGGGCTGGCACTAGGAGGAGCTATCTTCCGGGGCAC GGAATGGCGTGGTCCGATGACGATAGGATCCCTGCATGCCATTTGTACTGGGATGATAGGGATATATGCGATCGTTATCCTCACCTAGATAATGATATGTCCTTCACCGTCAGGCTGACGGATGACTTCCTAATTATTACG AAATTTTGGTGCATGCGGAGGATGACTCGATTCCAGTTCTACCTCCAGGTGCGTTTTGTCAACATATTTGTTAG GAGCACCAGTGCCCTTCTCTTGAACAGCGGGAACCTTGTGGTCGTAGAGACCCCATCCAATGCAACGCTATGGCAGAGCTTTGACTACCCAACGGATATTGTGCTTCCCGGCGCCAAGTTTGGCCGGCACAAGGCCACCGGCTTGAATCTTGAGGCCATCTCGAAGAAGAGCCTCATTGATCCGGGTCTTGGctc atactcccttc GACCGGGCCTGAATGGGATGGTGCTCACGCGCCGCCGCAAACCCTCAGTGGTGTATTGGCGTTTTTTCAATTGGCCATCCCCAAAATCAGCACTGAACGTCATACAGCTGATCAACATGACACTAGGCATCGATCCCTGGACCCGAGGTTTGATTAACCCCATTTATGACAATAACAATGAAGAGGAGTACTATGCCTTCACTCTGCTGAATGAATCAGCTTCTACATACTTTTCAATAGACATCTCTGGTCAGGTCATGATAAATGTTTGGTCGGAAGCCGGGCAGTCTTGGCAAAGCATATACGCCAACCCGCTCGACCCCTGCACTCCGTATGCTACCTGTGGGCCATTCACGCTCTGTAGTGGTAATTCACATCCATACTGTGACTGTATGGAGGGATTCTCTCAGAAGTCACCACAGGGTTGGGACCTTGATGATCGAACAGGAGGGTGCATCAGAAACACTCCATTGCATTTGCAGTGCACTAGCAAGAACACCATGATAAATTCAACGGACAAGTTCCACCCCATTGCTCGTGTTACATTGCCCTATGAACCCCAAAGCATGGGCAATGCTACCACTCAGAGCGATTGCGCACAAGCTTGTCTCGGTTCCTGCTCCTGCACTGCTTACAACTATAGCATCAGTAGCGGGTGCTCTATCTGGCATGGGGAATTGCTTAGtgtaaatctgaatgatggcatcGGAATCAATGCTCAGGATGTACTTTACCTTCGTCTTGCCGCCAAAGATCTGCCAAGTTTGAGAAACAACAAAAGGAAACTAAACATTGGAGTCGTTGTTGCTGCCAGCATTATTGGTTTTGGATTACTGATACTCATTATGTTGTTAATGATTTGGAGGAAGAGACTCAAGTGGTGTGGTGCATCATTACATGGTACTCAAGGTAGCGGTGGAATTATAGCCTTTAGATACACTGATTTGGCTCATGCTACTAAAAAATTCTCAGAACAGCTAGGAGCGGGCGGTTTTGGTTCTGTATTCAAGGGAGTGTTAAGTGACTTGACTACTATAGCAGTGAAAAGGCTTGATGGAGCCCGCCAGGGAGAGAAGGAATTTAGAGCTGAGGTGAGTTCACTTGGAGTGATCCAACACATCAATTTAGTCAAATTGATTGGTTTCTGCTGCGAAGGTGATAAGAGGCTACTTGTGTATGAACACATGTTGAACGGATCTCTTGATGCCCATATTTTTGAGAGCAGTGCTTTGGCCCTAAATTGGAACACCAGGTACCAAATAGCAATAGGAGTTGCTAGAGGATTGTCCTACTTGCATCATAGTTGTCGCAAATGCATCATACACTGTGATATTAAGCCACATAACATACTTCTAGATGCCTCGTTTGTTCCTAAAATTGCGGACTTTGGGATGGCAGCAGTCGTCGGAAGGGATTTTAGCCGAGTTTTGACTGCATTCAGAGGAACCGTTGGGTATCTTGCTCCGGAGTGGCTTACCGGAGTTCCTGTTACACCAAAAGTTGATGTTTGTAGCTTCGGTATGGTGCTGCTAGAAATTATATCCGGGAGAAGAAATTCAGCTGAAGTACACAGTGGCACTGGCAGCAGTGGTCATGTTGAATACTTTCCTGTGCGAGCCATCAGAAAGCTTCATGAGGGAGATGTGCAGACTTTGATGGATCCGCAGTTACATGGTGACTTCAATTTAGAAGAGGCTGAAAGAGTTTGCAAAGTTGCATGTTGGTGCATCCAAGATAATGAGGATAACAGGCTTACAATGATTGAAGTAGTCCAGATCCTTGAGGGTCTACAAGAGGTTGGCTTGCCCCCGATGCCAAGACTACTAGCAGCTATGACCGAATCCTCCGACGGCGCTTCGGCGTAA